The Streptomyces sp. NBC_00224 genome has a window encoding:
- a CDS encoding aminoglycoside phosphotransferase family protein, translated as MYTASSSVSAPPRPHRHLVAGGGPYLDPSHAAPAALGAGRTARRPGAGVQPPSGRIDLSGPQGAQLRMAIASVHRICPEFNPVQVLRRSGRSVLLVGSTGRATAVAKCLLDHSPVWAERFRHEIAVYRAFVRHRPPVRVPRLIAADPDNCTLVIERMPGRAAALSRHPVEAPPRADVRAALGAISRVNAWRPPAEMFTRPLEYAPRITRYHELGLFTDRDLSDLQKLLHGLAHSGRPVAWQFSHGEALLTNILLSPAGPVLVDWEHAGWYLPGYDLATLWAVLGDAPVARRQISQAAQAAGPAARDAFLVNLMLVLTREIRTYETAVQRTMRESAPSGAGSSQQPGVPSAGEQQRLLLRRLHDDCALARRAVRAAVGTR; from the coding sequence ATGTACACAGCATCGTCCTCCGTGTCAGCCCCGCCCCGGCCGCACCGTCACCTGGTGGCGGGCGGCGGACCGTACCTCGACCCCTCGCACGCCGCTCCGGCGGCGCTGGGCGCCGGCCGGACCGCGCGCCGGCCCGGGGCGGGCGTCCAACCGCCCAGCGGCAGGATCGACTTGTCCGGGCCGCAGGGCGCACAGCTGCGGATGGCCATCGCGTCGGTGCACCGCATCTGTCCCGAGTTCAACCCGGTGCAGGTGCTGCGGCGCAGCGGCCGGTCCGTGCTGCTCGTCGGATCCACCGGGCGCGCCACGGCGGTCGCCAAGTGCCTCCTGGACCACTCGCCCGTCTGGGCCGAGCGGTTCAGGCACGAAATAGCGGTCTACCGCGCGTTCGTCCGGCACCGCCCACCGGTGCGGGTGCCGCGGCTGATCGCCGCGGACCCCGACAACTGCACCCTGGTGATCGAGCGGATGCCCGGCCGTGCGGCGGCCCTGTCCCGGCACCCGGTCGAGGCTCCGCCCCGGGCCGACGTCCGGGCGGCCCTCGGGGCGATCAGCCGGGTCAACGCCTGGCGGCCGCCGGCCGAGATGTTCACCCGGCCGCTGGAGTACGCGCCGCGGATCACCCGCTACCACGAGCTGGGGCTCTTCACCGACCGGGATCTCAGCGACCTCCAGAAGCTGCTGCACGGTCTGGCCCACTCGGGCCGCCCGGTCGCGTGGCAGTTCTCGCACGGCGAGGCGCTGCTGACGAACATCCTGTTGTCGCCCGCGGGTCCGGTGCTGGTCGACTGGGAGCACGCTGGCTGGTACCTGCCGGGGTACGACCTGGCGACGCTGTGGGCGGTGCTCGGGGACGCCCCGGTGGCCCGGCGGCAGATCAGCCAGGCGGCACAGGCGGCCGGCCCGGCCGCGCGGGACGCCTTCCTGGTGAACCTGATGCTCGTACTGACGCGGGAGATCCGGACGTACGAGACGGCCGTGCAGCGCACCATGCGCGAGTCGGCGCCCTCGGGCGCGGGCTCGTCGCAGCAGCCGGGTGTGCCCTCGGCCGGGGAGCAGCAGAGGCTGCTGCTGCGCAGACTGCACGACGACTGCGCGCTGGCGCGTCGGGCCGTGCGTGCGGCGGTCGGGACCCGCTGA
- a CDS encoding PP2C family protein-serine/threonine phosphatase — translation MPSHLFADRPSPQPPERETVDALITQTRRLRGGVDAVRRDALVDDDDPHGRWQRALCDLAVHHLDDLGTHLDQLKEGLLPEPAPEETGEEEPQPEFALDPLPGSLLSRVGSAEWNLLTDAVDWSEELFQIFGRAPESGAMSLDELPSMVFADDQALLTAMVTDCLVDGKPIDGEFRIVRTDGRVRTLHMMGEPVLDADGCTASMWAVLRDVSELRRSQRAVRESRDSLRREQHIAQTEHRLAVELQEAVLPPWRGSLRLPQGNPAALDVAAHYLPSATSALIGGDWYDALELPDGRSLLTVGDLTGHGVTATGAMAMLLGALRGMAVAGIRPGDLMGHLNQLLDHSVQPALGSAVCCQYDPATRVLSWAQAGHPAPLLFRGGTGCALTSPDGVLLGATSGAGYGQAEVQLVPGDLLVLHTDGLTRRGTSNEPGCRRLLELAARLETVRTAQDGVRTVVEEFGETDREDDACVLVARIGS, via the coding sequence ATGCCGTCCCATCTGTTCGCGGACCGTCCCAGCCCGCAACCGCCGGAGCGGGAGACGGTCGACGCACTGATCACACAGACCCGTCGGCTGCGCGGCGGAGTGGACGCCGTACGGCGGGACGCGCTCGTGGACGACGACGACCCGCACGGCCGCTGGCAGCGCGCCCTGTGCGATCTGGCGGTCCATCACCTCGACGACCTCGGCACACACCTGGACCAGCTGAAGGAGGGCCTCCTCCCCGAGCCCGCCCCGGAGGAGACCGGCGAAGAGGAGCCGCAGCCCGAGTTCGCGCTCGACCCGCTGCCCGGATCCCTGCTCAGCCGGGTCGGCAGCGCCGAGTGGAACCTGCTCACGGACGCGGTGGACTGGTCCGAGGAGCTCTTCCAGATATTCGGACGGGCGCCCGAGAGCGGAGCGATGTCGCTCGACGAACTGCCTTCGATGGTGTTCGCCGACGACCAGGCGCTGCTCACGGCCATGGTGACGGACTGTCTGGTCGACGGGAAGCCGATCGACGGCGAGTTCCGCATCGTCCGGACCGACGGGCGGGTGCGGACGCTGCACATGATGGGCGAGCCCGTGCTCGACGCCGACGGCTGCACCGCGTCGATGTGGGCCGTGCTGCGCGACGTCAGCGAGCTGCGCCGCAGCCAGCGCGCCGTCCGGGAGTCGCGCGACTCGCTGCGGCGCGAGCAGCACATCGCCCAGACCGAACACCGGCTCGCGGTCGAGCTGCAGGAGGCCGTACTGCCGCCGTGGCGCGGCTCGCTGCGGCTGCCCCAGGGCAACCCGGCGGCGCTCGACGTGGCGGCGCACTATCTGCCGTCGGCCACCAGCGCGCTCATCGGCGGCGACTGGTACGACGCGCTGGAACTGCCCGACGGCAGGTCTTTACTGACCGTCGGAGACCTCACCGGCCACGGCGTCACCGCCACCGGTGCCATGGCCATGCTGCTCGGCGCACTGCGCGGCATGGCCGTCGCCGGCATTCGCCCCGGCGACCTGATGGGCCACCTCAACCAGTTGCTCGACCACTCGGTCCAGCCCGCGCTCGGCAGCGCGGTCTGCTGCCAGTACGACCCGGCCACCCGCGTCCTCTCCTGGGCGCAAGCAGGACACCCCGCCCCACTGCTGTTCCGCGGCGGGACGGGGTGCGCCCTGACGTCGCCGGACGGGGTGCTGCTCGGAGCGACGTCAGGAGCCGGGTACGGACAGGCCGAGGTGCAGCTGGTCCCCGGCGATCTGCTGGTCCTGCACACCGACGGGCTGACCCGGCGGGGCACCTCCAATGAGCCGGGGTGCCGCAGGCTGCTGGAGCTCGCCGCCCGCCTCGAAACGGTCCGTACGGCCCAGGACGGGGTGCGTACGGTGGTCGAGGAGTTCGGCGAGACGGACCGCGAGGACGACGCGTGCGTGCTGGTGGCACGCATCGGGTCGTGA
- a CDS encoding N-acetylmuramoyl-L-alanine amidase produces MAPHQRTRLALALTATGAFGLTLLAPVSPAGAAQDHATECPRVLKCDWIPAAYQQNGDPANKQAYGNYDISDRPSTNRIKYIVLHDTEEDYAGTIRIFQDPKRAVSAHYVVRSSDGHVAQMVKTKDVAWQAGNWYVNTHSIGIEQEGVAVEGAKWYTPEMYRSTAALVRHLAAKYDIPLDRQHIIGHENVPPTTAGGTKNMHWDPGPYWDWNRFMAVLGAPTRPTARPSSQLVTISPGFGSNQQVFRDCEKNADLPVQGSSAVPLHTEPSATAPLFADPGLHAPGEAGTNCANDWGSKISATQQAVVAERRPGWTAIWWYGQKAWLQTPEHTRTTTPTAGYVVRPRAGLTEVAVYGVAYPEKADYPADFTAPRVGTPLAYTIKAGQSYPGGGEAPTGYFYAPTIDSSLPYDHTYFPGTAKYVTVQIGHRIAVVRAADVDVVRVR; encoded by the coding sequence ATGGCACCCCATCAGAGGACCAGGCTCGCACTCGCGCTGACCGCCACCGGGGCCTTCGGCCTCACCCTGCTCGCCCCCGTGTCCCCGGCCGGCGCGGCCCAGGACCACGCCACCGAGTGCCCGCGCGTGCTCAAGTGCGACTGGATCCCGGCGGCCTACCAGCAGAACGGCGATCCGGCCAACAAACAGGCGTACGGGAACTACGACATCTCCGACCGGCCGTCCACCAACCGGATCAAGTACATCGTGCTTCACGACACGGAAGAGGACTACGCCGGTACGATCCGGATCTTCCAGGATCCCAAGAGAGCCGTCTCCGCCCACTACGTCGTGCGCTCCTCGGACGGCCATGTGGCGCAGATGGTGAAGACCAAGGACGTGGCCTGGCAGGCCGGGAACTGGTACGTCAACACGCACTCCATCGGCATCGAGCAGGAGGGCGTCGCCGTCGAGGGCGCCAAGTGGTACACGCCCGAGATGTACCGCTCCACGGCCGCCCTGGTGCGCCACCTCGCCGCCAAGTACGACATTCCCCTGGACCGCCAGCACATCATCGGCCACGAGAACGTGCCGCCGACGACGGCCGGGGGCACCAAGAACATGCACTGGGACCCGGGCCCGTACTGGGACTGGAACCGCTTCATGGCCGTGCTCGGCGCACCCACCCGCCCCACCGCGCGGCCGAGCAGTCAACTGGTCACCATCAGCCCCGGGTTCGGCTCCAATCAGCAGGTGTTCCGCGACTGCGAGAAGAACGCCGACCTGCCCGTCCAGGGCAGCAGCGCCGTCCCGCTGCACACCGAACCCTCCGCCACGGCCCCGCTGTTCGCGGACCCCGGCCTGCACGCGCCCGGCGAGGCGGGCACCAACTGCGCCAACGACTGGGGCAGCAAGATCAGCGCCACCCAGCAGGCCGTCGTGGCCGAGCGCAGGCCGGGCTGGACGGCGATCTGGTGGTACGGCCAGAAGGCCTGGCTCCAGACGCCCGAGCACACCCGCACGACCACACCGACCGCCGGCTACGTCGTACGGCCGAGGGCGGGCCTGACGGAGGTGGCGGTGTACGGCGTCGCCTACCCCGAGAAGGCCGACTACCCGGCCGACTTCACCGCTCCGCGCGTCGGCACCCCGCTCGCGTACACCATCAAGGCGGGCCAGTCCTACCCCGGCGGCGGCGAGGCGCCCACCGGCTACTTCTACGCGCCGACGATCGACTCGTCCCTCCCGTACGACCACACGTACTTCCCCGGCACGGCGAAGTACGTCACCGTGCAGATCGGCCACCGCATCGCCGTGGTGCGGGCCGCCGACGTCGACGTCGTACGGGTGCGCTGA